A stretch of DNA from Rhizobacter sp.:
ATGTAGCGCAGCATCTCGGTCTCGCTGTGGTGCGTGTTGAAGACCGGGTGGGTGAGGAAGGCCGAGCTGCGGCGCAGGTCGGCGGGGATCAGGTCGGTGCTGGCGGCGAGGGCGTCGACGCTCGGCAGCGCCTGGCCGTCCTTCGCGAAGATCTTCCACAGCAACGCGAGATCGTCGCGCGTGGTGGTCTCGTCGAGCGTGATGCAGAGGTACTCGCCCCAGGCGCGGCGCAGGTTGGCGCCGAGCGAGACGGCGCGCTTCAGCAGGCGCTCGGTGTCGGCGCCGGTCTTCAGGCTGATGGTGTCGAAGGCGCCGCGCTCGAGGTGGTGCGTGGCGGAGAGGTCGACGCCCAGCTGCTTCAGGCCGGCGACGAGGATGCCGGTGTAGCGTGCCACACGTTGCGCGATGCGGGTCAAGCCCTGCGGCCCGTGGTAGACGGCGTACATGCTCGCCACCACGGCCGGCAGCACCTGCGCCGTGCAGATGTTGGAGGTGGCCTTCTCGCGGCGGATGTGCTGCTCGCGCGTCTGCAGCGCGAGGCGGTAGGCGGGCGCGCCGTGTGCGTCGACGCTCACGCCGACCAGGCGGCCGGGCATCGAGCGCTTGTACTCGTCGCGCACGGCGAGATAGGCCGCATGTGGGCCGCCGCAGCCCATCGGCATACCGAAGCGCTGCGTGGTGCCCACCGCGATGTCAGCGCCCATCTCGCCGGGAGCCTTCAAGAGCGTGAGCGCGAGCAGGTCGGCAGCCATGATGAAGGCGGCCTTCTTCGCGTGCACCTTGTCGGCTTCGGCCGACCAGTCGTAGAGCCAGCCGCTGCTCGCCGGGTACTGCACCATCGCGGCGAAGTAGTCGTCGGCGGCGACGGCGGCATTCCACTCCTCGTGCGAGTTGGCCTCCTTCACCACCAGGCCGAGCGGCTTGGCGCGGGTGTGCAGCACTTCGAGTGTCTGCGGGTGCACGTCGCCGGAGACGACGAACACGTTGCCGGTGGCCTTCACGCTCCGCTTGGCAAGCGTCATCGCCTCTGCCGCCGCGGTGGCCTCGTCGAGCATCGAGGCGTTGGCGATGGCCAGGCCTGTGAGATCGCACACCATCGTCTGGAAATTCACCAGCGCCTCCATGCGGCCCTGCGAGATCTCGGCCTGGTAGGGCGTGTACGCGGTGTACCAGGCTGGGTTCTCGAGGATGTTGCGCAGGATGACGCCCGGCGTGTGCGTGCCGTGGTAGCCCTGGCCGATGAAGCTCTTGAGCAGCTGGTTCTTCGAGGCGATGGCCTTCAGCTCGCCGAGCGCATCTGCCTCGGTGACCGGCGCGGGCAACTGCATCGGCTGCGGGCGCGCGATCGCACGCGGCACGATGCTGTCGATCAGCGCACGGCGCGAGGCGGCGCCGATGGCCGAGAGCATGCGCCGCTCGTCTTCCGGCTCGATGCCGATGTGGCGGGCCACGAATTCAGACGGGTTCTCGAGTTCACCGAGAGGCTTCAAGGCAGACATCAGCATTTCTTTTCCAGCGAGGGGCAGGGCGGGGCGCGAGAGATCAGGCGTTCTTGACGAGCGCGTCGTAGGCCGGGGCGTCGAGCAGGCCTTCGAACTCGGCCATGTCGCTCACCTTCACCTTGAAGAACCAGCCGGTGCCCAGCGGGTCGCTGTTGGCGAGCGACGGATCGGCGCGCAGGGCTTCGTTGACTTCCACGATCTCGCCGCTGACCGGCATGTAGATGTCGGCCGCGGCCTTCACCGATTCGACGACGCCCGACACCTCGCCCTTCTTGAAGGTGCGGCCCACTTCGGGCAGGTCGACGAAGACGACGTCGCCCAGCGCATCTTGCGCGTGCAGCGTGATGCCCACGGTGGCGGCCTCGTGGTCTTCGATGTTGATCCACTCGTGGTCGGGGGTGTACATGGTCGTCATGAAAGGGCTCCTGGTTGGGTGTTTGTTTGTGGGTTCAGCCGCGGGAACGTGGATCACCCGCGGTGATAGCGGTGCGGCGTGAAAGGCATCGGGCACACGCGCATCGGCTGGCGTTTGCCACGCACTTCGGCGTACACCTCGTGGTGCGCCAGCGCGTGGTTGGCCGCGAGGTAGGCCATCGCGATGGGCTGGTTGACGGTGGGCGAGAGCGTGCCGCTGGTCACGTGGCCGAGCTTGTGGCCTTTGGCGTCGACGATGACGGCGCCTTCGCGCACCGGCACACGCTCCAGGCCGAGCAGGCCCGCGCGCTTGATCGAGGCGCCGCTCGCGAGCTGGGCTTCGATGACGCTCGCGCCCGGGTAGCCGCCAGCGCGCGCACCACCGGGGCGGCGCACCTTCTGGATGGCCCAGGTGAGGCCGGCTTCGACGGGCGTGGTGGTCTCGTTGATGTCATGACCGTAGAGGCACAGGCCCGCTTCGAGGCGCAGCGTGTCGCGCGCACCGAGGCCGGCCGGTTTCACTTCCGGCAGGGCAAGCAACGCACGCGCCAGCGCCACCGCATGGTCGGCCGGCACCGAGATCTCGAAGCCGTCTTCGCCGGTGTAGCCCGAGCGGGTGACGAAGCAGTCGGCCCCGGCGATGTGCGCCGACATGCCCGTCATGAAGGTGAGCTTGGCGACCTCGGGGTTGAGCTTGCGCAGCGCGTCGACCGCCTTCGGGCCTTGCAGCGCGAGCAGCGCGCGGTCGGGCAGGGGCTGCACGGCGCAGCGGTGGCCGATGTGGGTGACGAGGTGGCGGGTGTCGGCGTCTTTGCAGGCCGCGTTGACGACGACGAAGAGGTCGCCCTCGCGGCGCGTGATCATCAGGTCGTCGAGGATGCCGCCGCTTGCATTGGTGAAGAAGGCGTAGCGCTGCTTGCCCACGGCCAGGTCGACCACGTCGACCGGCACCAGCGATTCGAGCGCACGGGCCGCGTCGTCACCGATGAGGCGCAGCTGGCCCATGTGCGACACGTCGAAGAGCGCTGCCGACTCGCGGCACTGCTTGTGCTCGGCAATGATGCCGCCGGGGTAGTTGACCGGCATCTCGTAGCCGGCGAAGGGCACCATCTTGGCGCCCAGCTCCACGTGCAGGGCGTGCAACGGGGTCTTGAGCAGCGTGATGGAGGCGGCGGGAGCAACGGCGTTAGCGGACATGGCAGT
This window harbors:
- the gcvP gene encoding aminomethyl-transferring glycine dehydrogenase, with translation MLMSALKPLGELENPSEFVARHIGIEPEDERRMLSAIGAASRRALIDSIVPRAIARPQPMQLPAPVTEADALGELKAIASKNQLLKSFIGQGYHGTHTPGVILRNILENPAWYTAYTPYQAEISQGRMEALVNFQTMVCDLTGLAIANASMLDEATAAAEAMTLAKRSVKATGNVFVVSGDVHPQTLEVLHTRAKPLGLVVKEANSHEEWNAAVAADDYFAAMVQYPASSGWLYDWSAEADKVHAKKAAFIMAADLLALTLLKAPGEMGADIAVGTTQRFGMPMGCGGPHAAYLAVRDEYKRSMPGRLVGVSVDAHGAPAYRLALQTREQHIRREKATSNICTAQVLPAVVASMYAVYHGPQGLTRIAQRVARYTGILVAGLKQLGVDLSATHHLERGAFDTISLKTGADTERLLKRAVSLGANLRRAWGEYLCITLDETTTRDDLALLWKIFAKDGQALPSVDALAASTDLIPADLRRSSAFLTHPVFNTHHSETEMLRYIRSLSDKDIALDRSMIPLGSCTMKLNATSEMIPITWPQFANVHPFAPQEQLKGYNELDQLLRDWLCQATGYAGISLQPNAGSQGEYAGLLVIKAYHEARGEGHRNICLIPESAHGTNPASAQMVGLQVVVTKCDADGNVDLADLKAKCEQHSANLACVMITYPSTYGVFETRVKELCALVHQHGGRVYVDGANMNALVGIAAPGEFGGDVSHLNLHKTFCIPHGGGGPGVGPVCVVEDLVPYLPAHRAAGLGTEKQVGAVSAAPLGNAAVLPISWMYVRMMGAEGLKQATETAILSANYIAARLADHYDIHYSGNIAGVKGGGVAHECILDLRPLKDSSGVSAEDVAKRLIDYGFHAPTLSFPVAGTLMVEPTESEPLVELDRFCDAMIAIRQEIARVEQGAWPKDDNPLKAAPHTAAALLKNEWPHPYSREEAAYPVKSLRQQKYWSPVGRVDNVYGDRNLFCACVPMSAYGGPGDESDET
- the gcvH gene encoding glycine cleavage system protein GcvH; the encoded protein is MTTMYTPDHEWINIEDHEAATVGITLHAQDALGDVVFVDLPEVGRTFKKGEVSGVVESVKAAADIYMPVSGEIVEVNEALRADPSLANSDPLGTGWFFKVKVSDMAEFEGLLDAPAYDALVKNA
- the gcvT gene encoding glycine cleavage system aminomethyltransferase GcvT, with the protein product MSANAVAPAASITLLKTPLHALHVELGAKMVPFAGYEMPVNYPGGIIAEHKQCRESAALFDVSHMGQLRLIGDDAARALESLVPVDVVDLAVGKQRYAFFTNASGGILDDLMITRREGDLFVVVNAACKDADTRHLVTHIGHRCAVQPLPDRALLALQGPKAVDALRKLNPEVAKLTFMTGMSAHIAGADCFVTRSGYTGEDGFEISVPADHAVALARALLALPEVKPAGLGARDTLRLEAGLCLYGHDINETTTPVEAGLTWAIQKVRRPGGARAGGYPGASVIEAQLASGASIKRAGLLGLERVPVREGAVIVDAKGHKLGHVTSGTLSPTVNQPIAMAYLAANHALAHHEVYAEVRGKRQPMRVCPMPFTPHRYHRG